Proteins encoded within one genomic window of Ctenopharyngodon idella isolate HZGC_01 chromosome 6, HZGC01, whole genome shotgun sequence:
- the raly gene encoding RNA-binding protein Raly isoform X3, whose translation MSLKVQTSNITNKNDPKSINSRVFIGNLNTAVVKKSDVETIFSKYGRVLGCSVHKGYAFVQYANERHARGAVIGENGRVLAGQTLDINMAGEPKPNRPKGLKRTAAALYSGYDFDYDYYRDDFYDRLFEYRGRVSPVPRAVPVKRPRVAVPVVRRVKSLPVKLLTRSTILPNSSVKHKLKSTELQAIKSELTQIKSNIDALLGRLDQITEDKYCAPELQKADEMKSELSQDESGSESEELQHSDVEEGEDHTHEECDEDMENNHISEMDPILQ comes from the exons ATGTCACTGAAAGTCCAGACGAGCAATATTACCAACAAAAATGACCCCAAATCTATCAACTCACGTGTGTTTATTGGCAACCTGAACACAGCGGTGGTGAAAAAGAGCGACGTAGAGACGATCTTCTCCAAATATGGCCGAGTTTTGGGCTGCTCGGTTCACAAGGGCTACGCCTTCGTTCAATACGCTAATGAGAGACACGCTCGTGGAGCAGTCATTGGAGAAAACGGACGTGTGCTTGCTGGACAAACCCTCG ATATTAACATGGCAGGTGAACCCAAACCCAACAGGCCTAAAGGACTAAAGAGAACTGCAGCAGCATTATACAG TGGTTATGATTTTGACTATGATTACTACAGAGATGACTTCTATGACAG ACTGTTTGAGTATCGAGGCAGAGTATCACCAGTGCCCAGAGCAGTTCCAGTAAAGCGCCCCCGTGTGGCAGTGCCAGTTGTCCGCAGGGTGAAATCATTACCTGTCAAGCTTCTGACCAGATCTACTATCCTTCCCAACAGCTCTGTCAAACACAAGT TGAAATCTACCGAGCTGCAAGCTATCAAATCAGAACTGACGCAGATCAAGTCCAACATCGACGCGCTGCTGGGACGTCTTGACCAGATCACAGAGGACAAATACTGTGCCCCAG AGTTGCAGAAGGCAGATGAAATGAAGAGCGAATTGTCTCAGGACGAATCAGGCTCAGAGTCAGAGGAACTGCAGCATAGTGATGTCGAGGAGGGCGAGGACCACACACACGAGGAGTGTGACGAAGACATG GAAAACAATCACATATCTGAAATGGATCCCATTCTTCAATAA
- the raly gene encoding RNA-binding protein Raly isoform X2, giving the protein MERHETAVHISTKMSLKVQTSNITNKNDPKSINSRVFIGNLNTAVVKKSDVETIFSKYGRVLGCSVHKGYAFVQYANERHARGAVIGENGRVLAGQTLDINMAGEPKPNRPKGLKRTAAALYSGYDFDYDYYRDDFYDRLFEYRGRVSPVPRAVPVKRPRVAVPVVRRVKSLPVKLLTRSTILPNSSVKHKLKSTELQAIKSELTQIKSNIDALLGRLDQITEDKYCAPELQKADEMKSELSQDESGSESEELQHSDVEEGEDHTHEECDEDMENNHISEMDPILQ; this is encoded by the exons ACTGCTGTTCACATTTCAACCAAGATGTCACTGAAAGTCCAGACGAGCAATATTACCAACAAAAATGACCCCAAATCTATCAACTCACGTGTGTTTATTGGCAACCTGAACACAGCGGTGGTGAAAAAGAGCGACGTAGAGACGATCTTCTCCAAATATGGCCGAGTTTTGGGCTGCTCGGTTCACAAGGGCTACGCCTTCGTTCAATACGCTAATGAGAGACACGCTCGTGGAGCAGTCATTGGAGAAAACGGACGTGTGCTTGCTGGACAAACCCTCG ATATTAACATGGCAGGTGAACCCAAACCCAACAGGCCTAAAGGACTAAAGAGAACTGCAGCAGCATTATACAG TGGTTATGATTTTGACTATGATTACTACAGAGATGACTTCTATGACAG ACTGTTTGAGTATCGAGGCAGAGTATCACCAGTGCCCAGAGCAGTTCCAGTAAAGCGCCCCCGTGTGGCAGTGCCAGTTGTCCGCAGGGTGAAATCATTACCTGTCAAGCTTCTGACCAGATCTACTATCCTTCCCAACAGCTCTGTCAAACACAAGT TGAAATCTACCGAGCTGCAAGCTATCAAATCAGAACTGACGCAGATCAAGTCCAACATCGACGCGCTGCTGGGACGTCTTGACCAGATCACAGAGGACAAATACTGTGCCCCAG AGTTGCAGAAGGCAGATGAAATGAAGAGCGAATTGTCTCAGGACGAATCAGGCTCAGAGTCAGAGGAACTGCAGCATAGTGATGTCGAGGAGGGCGAGGACCACACACACGAGGAGTGTGACGAAGACATG GAAAACAATCACATATCTGAAATGGATCCCATTCTTCAATAA
- the raly gene encoding RNA-binding protein Raly isoform X1, producing the protein MLLLLVRWNGCSSHVVSCSCQTAVHISTKMSLKVQTSNITNKNDPKSINSRVFIGNLNTAVVKKSDVETIFSKYGRVLGCSVHKGYAFVQYANERHARGAVIGENGRVLAGQTLDINMAGEPKPNRPKGLKRTAAALYSGYDFDYDYYRDDFYDRLFEYRGRVSPVPRAVPVKRPRVAVPVVRRVKSLPVKLLTRSTILPNSSVKHKLKSTELQAIKSELTQIKSNIDALLGRLDQITEDKYCAPELQKADEMKSELSQDESGSESEELQHSDVEEGEDHTHEECDEDMENNHISEMDPILQ; encoded by the exons ACTGCTGTTCACATTTCAACCAAGATGTCACTGAAAGTCCAGACGAGCAATATTACCAACAAAAATGACCCCAAATCTATCAACTCACGTGTGTTTATTGGCAACCTGAACACAGCGGTGGTGAAAAAGAGCGACGTAGAGACGATCTTCTCCAAATATGGCCGAGTTTTGGGCTGCTCGGTTCACAAGGGCTACGCCTTCGTTCAATACGCTAATGAGAGACACGCTCGTGGAGCAGTCATTGGAGAAAACGGACGTGTGCTTGCTGGACAAACCCTCG ATATTAACATGGCAGGTGAACCCAAACCCAACAGGCCTAAAGGACTAAAGAGAACTGCAGCAGCATTATACAG TGGTTATGATTTTGACTATGATTACTACAGAGATGACTTCTATGACAG ACTGTTTGAGTATCGAGGCAGAGTATCACCAGTGCCCAGAGCAGTTCCAGTAAAGCGCCCCCGTGTGGCAGTGCCAGTTGTCCGCAGGGTGAAATCATTACCTGTCAAGCTTCTGACCAGATCTACTATCCTTCCCAACAGCTCTGTCAAACACAAGT TGAAATCTACCGAGCTGCAAGCTATCAAATCAGAACTGACGCAGATCAAGTCCAACATCGACGCGCTGCTGGGACGTCTTGACCAGATCACAGAGGACAAATACTGTGCCCCAG AGTTGCAGAAGGCAGATGAAATGAAGAGCGAATTGTCTCAGGACGAATCAGGCTCAGAGTCAGAGGAACTGCAGCATAGTGATGTCGAGGAGGGCGAGGACCACACACACGAGGAGTGTGACGAAGACATG GAAAACAATCACATATCTGAAATGGATCCCATTCTTCAATAA